CAGTTATCCTTCCCACTGCACAATGACATGTTCTTCATATCATTAACTTTACTGATAGTTCCCAACTATTGTGGATGGAAACCAGTGGCGATCTAGGAAAAAAATTGGGGTCagcatataaattttttctacagTAAGATTTTTTAAACAAAGAGGCTTAATTGACCTCAATTTGCAGTAACGCATCTCATTAACAAGaggatttaataattaaatttgtgaGGTTCAATTTAGataattatctatatatatgtatgcacaTAAGAGTGGATCTATTTGGTACTTCAGCCAATGATAACTTGAGATTTTTGGGCTCACTGCTTGCTGtagaattttaatatgatcttgTAATTATGTTAATGATTGTTACCCTTCTAATTTGTTGGCTTTGATGATTCCATGCTGTGAGGTCTGAGGTGTAAGCTAAGCAACTAAAACTGTGCATCGTGATGCAGTTAAATCCAGACAAAAACCAAGGGGGTTTCCCGATCTCGCTTAGGGAACATCGACCAGGAAGCCATTCTGCACCAATATTTCCCGAAAGAAAACCTGATCCAGGTGAAAAAATAAGACAAATGCATTCATCTGCAAGGAAGTCCTACACATATGTGCTGCCCACACCCATTGATGCTAAGGGTGCAATCTCCTCGAGGACAAGTGGTTCAGCTGCGCAAACAAGGCCAAGTGACCGCGGTGGACGCACCCGTAATTTGTGGCATTCATCCCCATTGGAACAGAAGCAGCATGAAAAAGATCCTATTGACAGTTCTCTGGCAGAATTTACTGTCTTAAAACCAAGTTCAGCACACAAACATAGCAACTGCAATGCATCCATCCAGTTACCCCCTCCTTTAGTGGAAGGAACTTCACTTCCGCAGTTCGATACATGTAATTCATCTGATAACAAGAAAATTAAACGCCAATCTTTCTCTGGGCCAATAACTAGTAAGTCATGGTCTATGAAGCCTGCTTTATCTGCCAGTGGTCCCATCTCCTCTAACGAACTTCCCCAACAAGCTTCTGGTGTGTTTCCACGTGTAATGATTCCTCAGACTACATCTCCAAAAGTATCCCCAACTGCTTCACCACCCCTTGCATCTTCGCCCAGAATAAGTGAGCTTCATGAGCTTCCTAGGCCACCAGTTAATTTAGCCTCAAAACCAGCAAAATCATCTGCATTAGTTGGTCACTCGGCTCCATTGGTGAGGAATCCTGAGCATTCTGGAGCAAGCAAGGTGCCTTctacaacaacaaattatgcatcACCTCTGCCAATTCCGCCTTTGGTTGTCCCTAGGAGTTTCTCAATACCCACCAGCGGTCAGAGAGCAACGACAGTGCATGTTTCCAAGTCTATGGAGTCTCTGCATGTCCCAGAAAAGGCTGAAGAAGTTGACTCTCCACCACTGACACCTATTTCCCTGGCAAACATGAAACAAGCATCTACCCTATCTGAATTGCTTCCTCATTCTGGTCAAATTAGAGGTAACTGGATATCATATTTTTGGCTCTTGTAGAATGAAATCTACTATACATGGACAACTAAATGGTCAAGAAGGCCCCTTTGTTGATTCTTTGACTTCACTTTTCTGTTGAGAATTTCAATCGCATTGCTTTAGTTAAAAGCATTAATATGTTT
This sequence is a window from Manihot esculenta cultivar AM560-2 chromosome 4, M.esculenta_v8, whole genome shotgun sequence. Protein-coding genes within it:
- the LOC110613702 gene encoding uncharacterized protein At2g33490 isoform X1, which translates into the protein MKSPLGKLRGFKLHKSDAKDKRDLLPSAQLDELAQAAQDMQDMRNCYDSLLSAAAATANSAYEFSESLREMGSCLLEKTALHDEESGGVLLMLGKVQFELQKLVDRYRSHIVLTITHPSESLLNELRTVEDMKRQCDEKRNVYEHIVAQQKEKGKSKGGKGESFTLQQLQTAHDEYDEEATLCVFRLKSLKQGQSRSLLTQAARHHAAQLNFFRKGLKSLEAVDQHLKLVADQQHIDYQFCGLEDDSKEYGEGDENNGDPNGGRELSFDYRANKQGHDVVSASRNSMEVDDVDLSFPQASMTGSAELNPDKNQGGFPISLREHRPGSHSAPIFPERKPDPGEKIRQMHSSARKSYTYVLPTPIDAKGAISSRTSGSAAQTRPSDRGGRTRNLWHSSPLEQKQHEKDPIDSSLAEFTVLKPSSAHKHSNCNASIQLPPPLVEGTSLPQFDTCNSSDNKKIKRQSFSGPITSKSWSMKPALSASGPISSNELPQQASGVFPRVMIPQTTSPKVSPTASPPLASSPRISELHELPRPPVNLASKPAKSSALVGHSAPLVRNPEHSGASKVPSTTTNYASPLPIPPLVVPRSFSIPTSGQRATTVHVSKSMESLHVPEKAEEVDSPPLTPISLANMKQASTLSELLPHSGQIRGGS
- the LOC110613702 gene encoding uncharacterized protein At2g33490 isoform X2, producing MKSPLGKLRGFKLHKSDAKDKRDLLPSAQLDELAQAAQDMQDMRNCYDSLLSAAAATANSAYGGVLLMLGKVQFELQKLVDRYRSHIVLTITHPSESLLNELRTVEDMKRQCDEKRNVYEHIVAQQKEKGKSKGGKGESFTLQQLQTAHDEYDEEATLCVFRLKSLKQGQSRSLLTQAARHHAAQLNFFRKGLKSLEAVDQHLKLVADQQHIDYQFCGLEDDSKEYGEGDENNGDPNGGRELSFDYRANKQGHDVVSASRNSMEVDDVDLSFPQASMTGSAELNPDKNQGGFPISLREHRPGSHSAPIFPERKPDPGEKIRQMHSSARKSYTYVLPTPIDAKGAISSRTSGSAAQTRPSDRGGRTRNLWHSSPLEQKQHEKDPIDSSLAEFTVLKPSSAHKHSNCNASIQLPPPLVEGTSLPQFDTCNSSDNKKIKRQSFSGPITSKSWSMKPALSASGPISSNELPQQASGVFPRVMIPQTTSPKVSPTASPPLASSPRISELHELPRPPVNLASKPAKSSALVGHSAPLVRNPEHSGASKVPSTTTNYASPLPIPPLVVPRSFSIPTSGQRATTVHVSKSMESLHVPEKAEEVDSPPLTPISLANMKQASTLSELLPHSGQIRGGS
- the LOC110613702 gene encoding uncharacterized protein At2g33490 isoform X3; translated protein: MLGKVQFELQKLVDRYRSHIVLTITHPSESLLNELRTVEDMKRQCDEKRNVYEHIVAQQKEKGKSKGGKGESFTLQQLQTAHDEYDEEATLCVFRLKSLKQGQSRSLLTQAARHHAAQLNFFRKGLKSLEAVDQHLKLVADQQHIDYQFCGLEDDSKEYGEGDENNGDPNGGRELSFDYRANKQGHDVVSASRNSMEVDDVDLSFPQASMTGSAELNPDKNQGGFPISLREHRPGSHSAPIFPERKPDPGEKIRQMHSSARKSYTYVLPTPIDAKGAISSRTSGSAAQTRPSDRGGRTRNLWHSSPLEQKQHEKDPIDSSLAEFTVLKPSSAHKHSNCNASIQLPPPLVEGTSLPQFDTCNSSDNKKIKRQSFSGPITSKSWSMKPALSASGPISSNELPQQASGVFPRVMIPQTTSPKVSPTASPPLASSPRISELHELPRPPVNLASKPAKSSALVGHSAPLVRNPEHSGASKVPSTTTNYASPLPIPPLVVPRSFSIPTSGQRATTVHVSKSMESLHVPEKAEEVDSPPLTPISLANMKQASTLSELLPHSGQIRGGS
- the LOC110613702 gene encoding uncharacterized protein At2g33490 isoform X4, which produces MVGIEDMKRQCDEKRNVYEHIVAQQKEKGKSKGGKGESFTLQQLQTAHDEYDEEATLCVFRLKSLKQGQSRSLLTQAARHHAAQLNFFRKGLKSLEAVDQHLKLVADQQHIDYQFCGLEDDSKEYGEGDENNGDPNGGRELSFDYRANKQGHDVVSASRNSMEVDDVDLSFPQASMTGSAELNPDKNQGGFPISLREHRPGSHSAPIFPERKPDPGEKIRQMHSSARKSYTYVLPTPIDAKGAISSRTSGSAAQTRPSDRGGRTRNLWHSSPLEQKQHEKDPIDSSLAEFTVLKPSSAHKHSNCNASIQLPPPLVEGTSLPQFDTCNSSDNKKIKRQSFSGPITSKSWSMKPALSASGPISSNELPQQASGVFPRVMIPQTTSPKVSPTASPPLASSPRISELHELPRPPVNLASKPAKSSALVGHSAPLVRNPEHSGASKVPSTTTNYASPLPIPPLVVPRSFSIPTSGQRATTVHVSKSMESLHVPEKAEEVDSPPLTPISLANMKQASTLSELLPHSGQIRGGS